TAATATCACATCTAAGCAATTTTCTAATAGCTTCACAGTCTCAGCCAATAGAAACAACAGGAAAAACGTGCAGGAAGCTTCAGAACAGACTGGAAAGCTTGCAGACTCTTGTAGAagatttacagatgaagaaccaAGGTACTGTGTACATTTCAGACAGAGCTTCCTGGCTCGAAAGAATCCTCACCTTCCCTTCCGGTTAAGCCTCCTACCTAGAGAGCTGCCGAAGAGGATACTGAATAAGCAATTCGGAAACCCCAGCCAAACTGTGCAGGTCTTAGCCACGACTAACCCCGGCATTCATTGTGCAACCCCGGGCGGGTCACCTAAGCCTCGCTCTGCTCTGTCGTCTAATAGGGGTGAGAACGCTGCTGACCAAGCCCTCAGCAGGACAAGTTTTGAGCAGTTTTCACACGAGATTTGCCCACACACTGTCCTTCTTGTCCCTGCGAGGTGTGTATGCAAGCACTGGTGTGTACACCCATGTCCCTGTGAGGTGTGTAGCCAGGATAACATTGCAGTTGATAGCTACAAGGCAAAAGAACCTCATTGCACCTTCCCCAGGATTTAAATTAGGGTAGGTGAGAAGAGACTGTGCCACCACGTGAATCGctaaacaaaagaagaaactacTTTTAAACGTGCTAAAGCTATGTGAATGAGAAACTTTCGTACTCTGCCGGTGGGAGGCAACTTCAGGGGCACAAGTTCTAAGTGGACGTTCCTATGCAGGTGGGAGCTTATGGCTATGTGCCGGGATTTGCGAGCACTATCGCTTTTTATGTTTTCCTGGTATAAATTCATGAATCCAGGAgtctttgtcagagagaaataatTTTGGAGTATACTTGTTATTCTGAGCCCATCTTTCCGTCTCTAGGGAGTATAAGTTGCTGGATGaaggataataaatatttttctaaggaCAATTCCTTCTCAAGTAAATTGAACCTTATCTAAAGTAACAGTTGCGCttagtgtttattgagcacttactatgtgccaggccctgtactCTGTGCCTGACTTCAGTTTTCTTGACGTGAGTCTCCCAACAGTGCTGGGAGGTGGGTACTGCTATCAGGTCCTTTTAAAGGAGGAAGCTGAAGATCACATCACAATCGGTCAGTAAGTTCTAAGTCACACACTGAGGAATAGAGTGAGGCTTGGTCAGCAATTGCTGATTCCAAAGCCCACATGTTTTTAATATGCTAAGACTATACCAAATTGTTAGTAGGGAAAACTCCAAATCCCTTCTAATAATCCCAGATCCCTGTGTATGTACACCACGAAAAGCATTTGATTTTAAgcttattgtgtttttttaaaggatgcaTTATCTTATTGGCCCCATTTTATTCACATTTTGATTTCATTTCTGAGTATATATCTGAGAAGATACTCAGTGTAAGAATGTAATGATCCAAATGGGAGACAtactgtatcttttaaaaaataaaaagacctttTTATTTGATGCATTGTCTCTTGGAAATCATGAAACAgatattttggagagaattttgGTAgcctttatcaaaatttaaattgtACATATgctttgacccagaaattccacttttagcaattaattcaagaaaaaaattgtacaaacacacaaaagCCTGTTTACAAATAGCCTTGTTTGTAAATGAAAATaagcaattttttaatttaaattgaagtAGCCAACCTATGGTACatgattagtttcagaggtggtgGTCaacgattcatcagttgcgtagcACACCCCGTGCGCATCACATCTCGTGCCTCCTTAACGCCCGTCACCCAGTTAAcccagccccacccacctccccagcagccctcagcttgtttcctggagttaagagtctctcatggtttgtctccctctctgacgacttcccatccagttttccctccctccccttatGGTCGTCCCACTGAGAGAGCAACTTCTCTACTGAAGTGTGGCTCACAATGTTATGTTCGTTTCGGCGCACAACGCAGTGGTCAGCTTCTCTCGGCTGCGCTCGCCACAAGCGTAGCTACCATCCGTCACCCACCACGCGGCGCCATTACGAAACCATCCACTCTGTTCCCTGCGCTGTACCGCCATCCCCATGACGGATTCACTCCGTAGTCAGAAGCACGGAAATCAACttcttaaaactttatttactaaCATGTTGGTACATTCGTATAATGGAATACTGTGCGGTCATAACAAAACAAGAGTTGAACTGGGAAAATGCTGACTTTTTCTATAAGAACGACTTATACCACATATTTCCATTTGTGCAAAGCcaagtgtgtgcacgtgtgtgcttgTACACGAATACACTCACCAAACAGTTTTCCGTGGTGACCTCTGAGGGGTTCAGTCAGCAAATTGGGGGAGCAGAGCCCAATACTGACCCTCACCCTCGTCTCTCGTGGTGTCCTTCTGGGGGGTTCGGCTTACTTCCAGTTAGTTGTACTACTGCTGTCATAATTATGCTCACTTAAAACAACTGAAAGAGTAAAGATTTACCCTTATTAGCTCTTTAACATCAGTCTTTTCAAAAATATGCTACTTTGAAATGTTTAAGAACTTCTTGAGCTCAGAATGTATTTATTCCATAGTAGCAAGCTGACCTTTTAAGAAGCACATTATAGAATTTAAACCGGAGTAGATGTTGCTAATCTAACTTTGTTTTGTCAACATTTTCAGCAATGTCTTCAATGATCAGAAATCAAGAAAAGAGGATACAGAAAGTGAAAGACCAGgaaaaaatgttactaaaatgATACATTGTTTGCCTCTTCTTTACAGAGGAATGAGGCCCAATTAATTGTGGTGTTGCTTATAATTAGTGCCctgtgtacttttttctttttatgtgaaaatttaataaaagataCCCTGTCTTGTAAActctattttgaaataaactATTCTTGAATGTTCCCATAGTTACACTTTACACCGTTCTGGCCAGATGTGAAAAAGATGCGCACCTTGTAAGGTAGGAACCGGTGCTCAGACCAGTGTGCCGGAgtaattatgttttcattatcttcACCGGTGCATAAGCAATACTTACTGTTTTcggctttaaaaaaacaaaccaaaaaaacctgcaCATGCAAGTACAATATGCGGTGTAAGGGCCAGAACAAAAGGACAGACTCCAGCGCACGGCGGGGTTGCTCTCGTGACCCGGAACTCACTGTTCCGTCCTTAGCGATGAATGTCATCGGATAACAGAACCTCGGGCCCCTACAAAACTTGTGGAAAGGTTTCTCTCTCGCATATTAGTAACCACAaacaaagaaagggggaaaacGTGTTCTTCAGCCAGTGGGTATCTTCTAGTTAGAAACTGGCCTGGATTCGATTTTCTCAGTCTGGGGGATTTGTGCGAGTGTCTCCTAACCCCACTCGCCCGTTCTCTGCGACAGCAGCCTAGGAGTCCGCTCGATCCTAGCACCGGCTGCCCGCGGTCAGTGCCAGAGTCTCCGGCTCCAGGGTTCAGCCCCCCAAGACTGTCCCCCACTTGAGATGCAGGCGGGTGGCTGGACCACCCGGGCTTCCAACCCACCTGCTCCGAATCGGGGTTCCCCGCACCCACACCTCCGTTTCTCTGATTTGCTAGAACAGATCACAGCACTCAGCAAAGTGTTTTACTGGGTGTTACCCATGTATTTGCGAGGAAGCAGCCCCGGAGCGGCGGACTGGGGGAGACACGGGGCAAAGTGAGACAGTCCCGTCGGTGAAGCCTTCACACCCTCTCCGGCACGTCCCCCTCCCGGGAGCTAGATGTGTCTGCCGACCTGGAAGCTCTGCAGTCTCCTCCAGGGCTCGATCCGCCACCCGCCACCCGCCCTGTCCCCTTAGGGGAGCTTTCAGCCGCACCCCTGTAATCAGTCTCTCTGGTCTTCCTGCCCAGACCGCAGGACAGTGTGGCGGACGGACGGCCGTCCAGAACAGTCCACACGCCTGGGCACCGCACAGATCTCCGGACGCGCGGCTGCCCTGCAGGGGCTCTGGGTCCCGCCTCTGCCCTCACGGCTCCTGACGGGTTCTCTCTGGTCAGAGCAGTGTGTGGCCAGAAGCTCTACTAAGCCTTTGTCTCTCCTCACTTCACGTCGCCTGCCATGAGCTGGGTCCGGTGGACAGGGAGGTCCTAGGGCACGCAGAGCCTCAGCACAGAAGCAGCCTGGGTGACAAGGCGAGCTGCCCTTCTCCTGGAAACACCCAGCGCTCACCAGTGAGCAGTAAACTGGCTTCTgctgcagccttttttttttttttaagattttatttatttatttgacagagatcacaagcaggcagtgaggcaggcagagagagagagggaagcaggctccctgctgagcagagagcccgatgtggggctcgatcccaggaccctgagatcatgacctgggcagaggcttgaacccactgagccccccaggcgcccctcgctgCAGCCTCCTTACGCGCCTGGTGTCTGCCTGTGCCAGCGGCCGCCGTCAGTCCTCCCAGCGCCGATCATCAGCCAAACCCTCCGGTGCTCTTCTACACGGCAGCGTGGATGCTCTAAGCATGTCCAGTTTTACAACgactttttttaaatgcacagttTAATACTGTATCTTACCTCAGTTGGTTTTACTGTATCTTTTACTTCAGTTGGTTTTACTgaaagattaatttttatttcatcaggTAACAAAATCGCTGGTCAAAAAACTCTCaagatatttttattgtaaattgtTTTACCTTCAATTTTACCTAAGAGAAATGTTGCGCATTCAGTGAAGTAAGGGTAAATGCCCTATGAAGATCTTACCAGTAGAATATGAAATTCAtcctaaagaatataaaatgtatatgtgaATTTGACATACAAGTGCTATGAGCCAAAAATTATGTTCTTTTAAGCACTTCCTAATATATTTTCTATGGGGTTTATGCTCTTCAGCAAAGACCACCTATAACCAAGATTAAACACTGTTTTGCCAAAAGATGTTATATACTTATTACAAGttgttttaacatataaaaattcaagtACAGGTATACATAATGTCCTTACAAACAAaggtaaagttttttttaaaaaattctaaaatgttttctccaaagagaggagaaaaatggaCCTCTCTTGCCTCTTGATGttttttttctacatatgtgTTATTAGTGAAAGAAAGTATAGGTatgatattttacatttaatctaTTATGGTACTAAGGTTTAGACAAGTAATTCAGACACttaataaagatattaaaactCAGATTTTATTGGTTCAGTTATAATAaagtttaaatgttttattctcaGAACAAAGATGTACTTCTATATCACTGTCCTGTTATAATTGTATTATCCAAGATAGCTACTGGTCTGAAAGGAAAGGGCAGGAGAAATGATTGCTGTGGACCAGTCCTATCCATCTAGACcagtgagagaggaggggcaaggggagagatGGTCCTACAAAGGCCCTAGAGGTAAATGACAGctgtgccccccccaaccccactccccaTTGTCAGGCTGTACCTGGACCTCCCAAGGCCTCTAGGACCCTCACTCGGGACACATGGGGACACTTCATTCAGTCTACACCCCAATCCCATTCctgttccctctcctccctggctcTTCCCAATGACCAACTCTGGCCAGGCCCTTTTTCTACACCAGTTTGCCATCAAGACAAAGACTTCCTCGCTACCTTCAATCCATAGCTAGCAGGTaaaatcaagcaaaaaaaaaaaaaaaaaggaagtcttcaCATCCTTGCTAATCATATCTTGCAACCAGATATTTCTGATCACAGTTGCATATGGCattaattattcttaaatatGAAGTGTGCGCGTAGTAAGGAGAGTTTCTCCAGCTGGACCAACAGGAAAGCTGCTCTTTTCAAATGATGCTTGCTTCTCTCCCTGGGCTTAAGGATCAGCCAGATGCTCGAGCCTGAGCTCTCTGCAGCCGGGGGGCTTTGTGTGTGTCCTGGCCTGTCCACACTAGGGGCTTGGCCAGGTCACACCCAGGAGGACAAAGCCCTGAAGAACGATGGACCAGCAAAACCCCACGCATCAAGGCCACGGGGAAAGCAGCCACGCGCGCTGAAGCCATTACCTACACATGTATAGTTCTGCACATTAGACAAAAGCCACTGGCAAACCTGAAACAACTCCGATGGCTAAACTTGAAGTTCTACTTCCTTTATCGAAAATCACTCAGTGTGCTCCGCAGAACTAGCCTTTGCCAGGTTCTGCAGCAGCCTCTCCGGTACTTTGAAAAGCGGACTCAGGGAATCCCCCACCACTTCTGAATGACTTTATCCTCACGGCCAGTGTCAAGGGACCTATTGTTGCATTCTTCCCAGCGGGTGATCTCCCCGTTGTCTACCACTACGAACTTCCACGCCACCACTGTGTCTGCGGGCAGGGGCACGGAGCGGAACCAGAACCCATCCTTGCTACGCTGGAGTGCGATGTAGGACTTCCACCTCCCAAGACTCTCGTGGTCTCCGGTTATTGCCACGAGCTGGGAACCAGCGCTCGGCACATAATGGACCTGGAAGTGGACGCGGACTCGCGGAGACCCTGAAGATGCCGCTCCTGCCTTTTGTTGTCTCGCGTCTACTTCCTGACCTCCTATTTGGCCACAGTCCATTCCCTGGTTTGGACTTAACCCTGGAGCCTCAAGATTGCCACTCAAACTAACATCTCCCCAAGACGAGTGCCTGGACACCATTTCCCAGTCCTCGTCCGCGCGGTCCTGATTGCCCAGCTGTGCGAGGCTCACCTCCTTGGCTCTGTCAATGCCCTGGTTGCTAGAATACAACTTTTCTGCCAAACAGGAAGCTACTTTAGCAagagtctctcttcctttctggaatCCCCATCCTCCTCCAGAAGACTCAGGGCTTTCGTTTCTTGAGACTTTAGAGTAACCCCGAAAGTTTCCAGTCTCAGATGCGGCCAGAGATTCCGGGTCTGGAAACCTTCCAGAAGGAACATGCTCTCTTGAATGGTCACAATCACTGTCTTTTCCAGAAGGACTCTGCAGTCTCCATGCCGCTTGCTGCAAGTTACCATGGCCTTTGGTCTCTGAAACCAAACAGCCATTGCTTTCTTGAAGATGCTCTAAGAAACAAGAGGGAAAATGTAAGACATTTTAGACAGTGTTAGGTGTTAGACAGTCCTTGTGAGAAAAAAGGCTGAGAAAATAGGTTTAGTTACTGAAGTCTGTACCACTCACTATCTGTAGCTCGCAGAATCCATCCGACTcaaagcaagtttttttttttaaagattttatttatttatttgacagagagagatcacaagtaggcagagaggcaggcagagagagagagaggaggaagcaggctccctgctgagcagagagcctgatgcgggactcgatcccaggaccctgagatcatgacctgagccgaaggcagcggcttaacccactgagccacccaggcgcccctcaaagcaAGTTCTTAATTACAGAGGTCAGACACTAACTGAACCAACGGTCTACTCTAAGAATATGCATGTACATCTAGTACATCAGGGTGCCCACGCGAGAGTGTAAATGAAGTGGCGGGTTGTAGAGGCAGCCTTGTAACCCAGTCCTGGTCCTCGATGATCTCTGCCATTCAGGCCATGCGGCCCGCAGCCTTGTTGTTCGGCTTCTAGAATCAAAAAATGCTGTTCCGCCTGCGGGGCAAAGATCCACATGGCTACCCCACAGACCCTAGGAGTACACTTGTTCTCTTAGGAACTGCGTGCAGACTGGGGATCAGCTCTCCCAGATGTGGGCAGATCCCCAGCTGCTGTCACTGTGGAGGATACAAAGGACATCGGGGAATCACTGGGCCAGAGTTGGGGGtgatggtggggggagagggctgGTTTCTCCTTGCCAACCCCAGACGCAGCAGGAACCTCTTCAACAAAAGGTAGGCTTTTTACATCCCCTCCCAttgtacactttttaaaaaaatgttcttacagTGCACAATCCAAGCTCCCTAAAAGCTGTTTCCTTCTTGGCCGTCAGTCTGAATAGCTCCCTACAAGATCGAAATCTCCAAAGTCATACAGTCAGCACAGGTGGGGGTTTTCTCTTGGGATTAGGGGTTGGCCTTGTCTAATTTTATCTCTTTAATGGTTCACTTGTGAGACATAATATTACCCGGAATTCCCAATCTTCCAACCTAAAACATGAGGCTGGTTTTCAGAAGAAGGTAAGTGAGCTCTTTGCTCATCCCaaatcaaccacaggaaaaacaCAGAGGCAGATTTTCAAATGGCTACACATGAACACAGGCTCCACTAAAAATAAAGTTCCCAATGTCATTTTCACCGGTGGCTGGAGCCCAGGCATGGGCAGCTGGCCGAGGGAGGGCACTGGAAGCGAAGGTTTTCTGCCAGTCTCCCTTGGGCTAGTACACAGTCGCTCACATGGACAAACATAACCCTGGATGTCAATTCTACTCATGGGAGTTGGGTCCCCTATTGGGTCCCTTCCCTGGCTACCAGACACCCCTGCCCCGTCAGCGCCCACAGCTCTGAAATGAGCGGCCAGCATACAGCCCTAAGGCTTCAGCTGAGGCCTTCGTGGCCAGAGACAAAACTTGAACTTTGCCTTCCCGACAGAGGCGTCCGGATAGCGGGAGGTGCTCACAGCCTGGGTGTTCCCAAATCCAGCACTCCCCAGGGGCGAGGGATGGGAGGACCTGCGGCTATGGGACTGGGACCGAGAAAGTGTCCCTGCTCGGTCGGAGATCGAAGAGGGTCCTAGATCCCTCGGAACCTAAGCACTCCCTCCGGAAGGCCCGGCAGGGGTGCCTCGCTGCAGACGCCCGCACTGAGCCAGGCGCCGCCCAGCGCAGGAGCCCATCCCCCCTGGACGGCCGGACTGGTGCTCCCGGGCGGGCGCAGCGACTCTGCCGGGCGCTGCCCTCGGACGCTGGGGCCGGAACCCCCGGGGCCTCGCCGGAGGCGAGCAACCTCCCCGGCGCGTGCGCACCGGCCGGGGAAGATGCCGGCGTGGGGAGGGTCGTGCCCGGGGAGGGTCGTGCCCGGGCGGAGGAGGCTCGTCCCCGGGAAAGCGCTGCGAGAAGAGCTCCGAGTGGGTTTCCCCTCCTCCCCGATGGACTTCAGAGCCCCCGGCAGACCTGGCCTCGCGACGTGGGAGGGAGAATACCTGGTTTGGCGACCAGCTCCCGCCCGGAGGGTCCGGGGCTCAGTCCCCCGGCGCCGCTCGGATCGGCCCCCGGGGCCGCAGCCCCCCCAGGAGGGGCGTCCTTCTGCTCCTTGTCCGCGTCCCGCAGCAGCCACACGAAGATCGCTCCGGCCAGGCCCCCTCCGACCAGCAGGGCGGACCAGACGGCGCCCATGGCTGAGAGGCTGCCGCTGCGGGGCCCGACGGCGAGGGACGGGGCTCGGGTCCCGCCGGCAGAGCCACACCTACCCCGCGGCCCCGGCGGCCGGCGCTCCTGCGCGGAGCCGGTCCTCGGCGCCTAATACTCCGCgtccccagccccgcccctcctcccgccCCGGGGATGCCGCCCCGGGCTCCGGCCGGGCGGGGACTCGAGCGCCCGCCTCCTCCCGCGCGTTCACGCCCGGCCCCGCCCGGGACTGGCAGGGGCGCGGGTGCGGCGCTCCGCGGTGGCCTGCGGGGAGAGCCGAGGGCGCCCGCCGCCGCCTGCCGGGCCCTGCCCCATGGCCCTTGTGCCCGCCCCGGCTGCGCGCCCGGCGGGTCCGGCTTCCGCGCAGCCTCCCGCAGCCTTTGCGGCGGCCCCAGACGCGGGTTCCGGGGACTCCGACGCGGGGGAGGCCCGCGTGCGTCCGGGACGCCGGGGTCTGGCTCCGGCTGGAGGGGGCGGCCGGGCGGGTGGGGAGAGCCTTTGGGCCTCCGGtcggccgccccccccccccggtaaaATGACAGGGCTGGACTGGGCCGTCCGTCCGTCTGTCCGTCCGTCTCGGCCTCGTCCCGCCGTCCTTCCTCCGCGGCCTCTTGCCGGCGCGTGTGGCTTGCACGTCGCGGGCCGCCGGGTGCGCCCCGGGACCGGCTCCCGCAGACCCGCTGACGAGTGCGGCCGCGGCCCTCTGCGCGGCGCGGGGAGCCGGGTGTGCGGGTTCCCGGAGCCCCCAAGCCCCCGCGGCGGGCCGAGAATCGGCGCACGGGCTTCCCGGCGCTCCCCTGCGGACCCGACGGCCTCCGGCCGACCGTGCGCGCGGCCGTGTCCCCGCCGTGTCCCTCGCCGGCAACGCGGTTCCCCCGCAGCGGCCGGAGCCGCGAGCGGATCGGCTCGCCGCGGCCGCACGAACCGCGCCGGTGTGCGCCGTGCTCGGGAACACGGCCCCGACCCGGCTCCTGGGGAGCCGCCGCGAGCCCCCTCGGGTCACAGCCCCTCcgagcctgggggagggggaggggacggtgggggtggggctgggcccgTCTCCCCCGGACGCCCGGGAGCGGCTCAAACCCAGCTCGCGGGTCGGACCCGGGTCCCCGCAGACCCGCCGCTGGCCCCGCCGACCCCGGCGCGGAGGACGGGCACCGCCACCCCCTTCCCGGGCGGCTCGCGGGCGGCTCGCTCCGCTGGTCTTCCCTCGCAGCAGGCGGGGATGGCGAAATGCCAGCCTTTCCTCAAAATGCCCCAAATACTTCCCCGGTGCGATCCGAAGCCCGCGCTGGTGTGGGCAGCGCAGGGAGAGAGCGGGGACGGGCCAGCCACTGCAGAGCCGCAGGTGGCAGTGCCTGGAGGCGGGTAGGGGGCTTGTGTTGGGCCCGAAAATGAGTGCAGAGTCTGCGGACGCCCCGCGGATAAccgtcctccctccccctctacagTGTCTGCAGGAGCCGCCTCTGCCCGCGGAGCCCTTCCCTGGTAGCCCAATTGCAGGtgcagcccctcctcccttcaccctcctttgctttattttcctccttaGCATTTAggacctctttttttccccctaagatattatttatttacttgagagagtgagtgaaagagagcGCGAgccgggggcggggcagagggagggggagcagactccccaccgagcggggagccgatgtggggctcagtcccagcgcccagagaccgtgacctgagccaaaggcaaaggcttaaccgcctgagccacccaggcgccctagggcGTCACTTCTAATACATCGTAAAATCCCCGGATTTGTTCTGGTTGCTATCTGTCCTTATTTTCAGGTAAACTACAAGAAAGCAGGGTTTATTGTCCTTTGTTTTCTGCTGAATTCCCGGCCCCTGGAACATTCCCAGAGTGGTCCCTCAACAAG
The DNA window shown above is from Neovison vison isolate M4711 chromosome 11, ASM_NN_V1, whole genome shotgun sequence and carries:
- the STBD1 gene encoding starch-binding domain-containing protein 1; this encodes MGAVWSALLVGGGLAGAIFVWLLRDADKEQKDAPPGGAAAPGADPSGAGGLSPGPSGRELVAKPEHLQESNGCLVSETKGHGNLQQAAWRLQSPSGKDSDCDHSREHVPSGRFPDPESLAASETGNFRGYSKVSRNESPESSGGGWGFQKGRETLAKVASCLAEKLYSSNQGIDRAKEVSLAQLGNQDRADEDWEMVSRHSSWGDVSLSGNLEAPGLSPNQGMDCGQIGGQEVDARQQKAGAASSGSPRVRVHFQVHYVPSAGSQLVAITGDHESLGRWKSYIALQRSKDGFWFRSVPLPADTVVAWKFVVVDNGEITRWEECNNRSLDTGREDKVIQKWWGIP